A part of Methanomassiliicoccales archaeon genomic DNA contains:
- a CDS encoding NAD(P)/FAD-dependent oxidoreductase: MVEKVEVDVLVVGAGPAGSTTAEHAALNGAEVLLIEKRPVVGEPVRCGEFMPHVEEISQIFPDALDIAPLFEIPGDLRLLETAYIRLYSPKMRSWEVPFAGYTTDRGRFDQYLAKRAVKAGAKLITGVKYNGLRDGVALADGMEIKAKVVVGADGPLSKVAKDAGLGRSTDLCPAVTVQVNGDFDPMPEMYFGSVAPGGYAWIIPKKGSANVGLGVAKRFAKMTVGEYFDRFLEQKGLRSEMPVMGKFVPMSGPIRRAVNGNIMLVGDAAGQVMAVNGGGIPIAMLCGRFAGRVAAMHIKNGAPLEDYESLCRKQIYGPLRTAVRTKMLANTCFGSTWRLEMAMRSLGQRRINKLIRCKPILP; the protein is encoded by the coding sequence ATGGTCGAAAAGGTCGAGGTCGATGTCCTGGTCGTCGGTGCCGGGCCGGCAGGCAGCACGACCGCGGAGCATGCCGCCCTTAACGGTGCCGAGGTACTGCTGATCGAGAAGAGACCGGTCGTCGGTGAGCCTGTGAGGTGTGGCGAGTTCATGCCCCATGTGGAGGAGATCTCTCAGATATTCCCTGATGCATTGGACATAGCACCTCTCTTTGAGATACCTGGCGACCTCCGCTTGCTGGAAACGGCCTATATACGCCTATATTCTCCAAAGATGAGGAGCTGGGAGGTCCCATTCGCTGGGTATACCACCGATAGAGGAAGGTTCGACCAGTATCTGGCCAAGAGGGCCGTCAAGGCAGGTGCCAAACTAATAACCGGGGTCAAATACAATGGCCTGAGGGACGGTGTGGCACTTGCCGATGGGATGGAGATCAAGGCCAAAGTCGTGGTGGGGGCCGATGGCCCATTGTCCAAGGTGGCCAAGGACGCAGGGCTCGGCAGGTCGACCGACCTATGTCCGGCCGTCACGGTCCAGGTCAATGGGGATTTTGATCCAATGCCGGAGATGTACTTCGGGTCGGTAGCCCCGGGCGGATATGCATGGATAATACCAAAGAAGGGCTCAGCGAACGTCGGCCTGGGCGTAGCGAAGAGATTTGCCAAGATGACCGTCGGTGAGTACTTCGATAGGTTCCTTGAACAGAAGGGCCTTCGGTCCGAAATGCCGGTCATGGGCAAGTTCGTCCCAATGTCAGGCCCGATAAGGAGGGCGGTCAACGGGAACATCATGCTGGTGGGGGATGCCGCGGGTCAGGTCATGGCCGTCAACGGCGGTGGGATACCGATAGCGATGCTGTGCGGGCGTTTCGCCGGAAGGGTCGCGGCGATGCACATCAAGAACGGGGCACCTCTTGAGGACTATGAATCATTGTGCAGGAAGCAGATCTATGGGCCTTTGAGGACGGCGGTCAGGACGAAGATGTTGGCCAACACCTGCTTCGGCAGCACCTGGAGGTTAGAGATGGCAATGCGCTCTCTAGGGCAGAGGCGGATAAACAAGTTGATCAGGTGCAAGCCGATATTGCCCTGA
- a CDS encoding DUF1743 domain-containing protein — protein MTVRLTPDEVRQKYGKLFCKGIYALVDEKNGVAQIIEECSAKGPVEWDAVNRKRAKGVITDVRVEGTTLIMDAVIGEREVSFGPASKDVGGQGLRALKVEGDLVKTTWVGLAGASVGIGACMPQGPGTIMAEYPDDVRIGGAHRIEVTVTMPKMVRVIIAVDDTDTREKGASWSMLLRIARECEIGHMLEHKIIQLNPEVPEKTTNCVSVAVSFAVEVKDVERLISYFIERIREATFSKETTMVVFQGLKVPKEVEEYGLRAKKEILTREMAMEVAERNGLNVIEVTGRRGIIGAVAGIGCFDMGIRAAGLPEDF, from the coding sequence ATGACAGTGAGACTCACACCTGATGAGGTCCGGCAGAAGTATGGTAAACTTTTCTGCAAGGGAATATATGCATTGGTCGATGAAAAGAACGGGGTCGCTCAGATTATCGAGGAATGTTCAGCAAAGGGGCCCGTCGAGTGGGACGCCGTGAACCGAAAAAGGGCCAAGGGCGTCATCACTGATGTCAGGGTCGAGGGGACTACTCTCATAATGGACGCGGTCATTGGAGAAAGGGAGGTCAGCTTCGGACCAGCGTCGAAGGACGTCGGCGGTCAAGGGCTCAGGGCGTTGAAGGTCGAGGGGGACCTGGTCAAGACGACCTGGGTCGGACTTGCGGGTGCGAGCGTTGGCATCGGCGCATGCATGCCACAGGGGCCAGGGACGATAATGGCCGAATACCCCGATGACGTGAGGATCGGGGGGGCGCATAGGATCGAGGTCACCGTGACCATGCCCAAGATGGTCAGGGTGATAATAGCTGTCGATGATACAGACACCAGGGAGAAAGGTGCCTCTTGGTCCATGCTGCTGAGGATAGCGAGAGAATGCGAGATCGGCCATATGCTCGAGCACAAGATCATCCAGCTGAACCCCGAAGTGCCTGAGAAGACCACCAACTGCGTCTCGGTCGCCGTTTCTTTCGCCGTGGAGGTCAAGGACGTCGAGAGGCTTATCTCCTATTTCATTGAGAGGATACGAGAGGCCACATTCTCGAAGGAGACCACCATGGTCGTTTTCCAGGGACTGAAGGTCCCTAAAGAGGTCGAAGAATATGGTCTTCGTGCGAAAAAAGAGATATTGACCAGGGAGATGGCGATGGAAGTGGCCGAAAGGAACGGGCTTAACGTGATAGAGGTGACCGGACGACGTGGGATAATCGGGGCAGTCGCCGGCATAGGGTGCTTTGATATGGGCATCAGGGCGGCAGGGCTTCCAGAGGATTTCTGA
- a CDS encoding DUF2797 domain-containing protein, translating into MFVRADKLLGPRTYPTIGYHVIDFEWEGYEPLLFWYVEREGHIERADLKEIEWKVSSNKRCIGRSDEKGYHRCPDSMPVSRFAQCPRCSAAWIGHQECIFEPMCAGERCGSTICGKEHTVYMAFFGESAKVGMTTSSRLEERGIEQGADAIVPLVMSPNRMEGRRAEKEISMQLDVTQQISRKKAVSLLARPVMWDKLEQTYERFLKILSRKMDVLGERLIRLDGYPLKGLQGRKVDLVPTEGAHKGKVLGLKGKFLVYLDEEGRTCAMEASDLPGRHISAK; encoded by the coding sequence ATGTTCGTCAGGGCGGACAAGCTTCTCGGCCCGAGGACATACCCGACCATTGGATATCATGTGATCGATTTCGAATGGGAGGGCTATGAGCCGTTGCTCTTCTGGTATGTTGAGAGGGAGGGCCACATCGAGAGGGCGGACCTTAAAGAGATAGAATGGAAGGTATCGTCCAACAAGCGGTGCATCGGGAGGTCCGATGAAAAAGGATATCACCGATGCCCGGATTCCATGCCGGTCTCCAGATTCGCTCAATGCCCACGTTGCTCCGCTGCCTGGATCGGTCACCAGGAATGCATATTCGAGCCCATGTGCGCGGGCGAGAGGTGTGGGTCCACGATATGTGGAAAGGAGCATACGGTCTACATGGCCTTTTTTGGTGAGAGCGCCAAGGTCGGTATGACCACGAGCTCGAGGCTGGAGGAAAGGGGGATCGAGCAAGGTGCTGATGCCATCGTTCCACTTGTCATGTCCCCGAACCGGATGGAGGGAAGAAGGGCCGAGAAAGAGATATCAATGCAGCTCGATGTCACGCAGCAGATATCAAGGAAGAAGGCCGTCAGCCTCCTGGCAAGGCCAGTGATGTGGGACAAGCTCGAACAGACATATGAACGGTTTCTCAAGATATTATCAAGAAAAATGGATGTCCTGGGAGAAAGGCTGATACGTTTGGACGGTTACCCTCTCAAAGGATTGCAAGGGCGGAAGGTGGACCTGGTCCCGACAGAAGGGGCTCATAAGGGGAAGGTCCTTGGGTTAAAAGGCAAGTTCCTTGTCTATCTGGACGAAGAAGGTAGGACATGTGCCATGGAGGCTTCTGACCTTCCCGGGAGGCACATCTCAGCAAAATAG
- a CDS encoding polyprenyl synthetase family protein, which yields MVLTWDSTIREELDMVEQEMRDRVFSEQSLLTEISLYVIGSGGKRIRPAIALLSFKANGGKDPAKVIKIASAFEMIHAATLIHDDINDAGEFRRGREAAYKRFGTQRALIAGDFLFVKSFKLGGTFDEKIVDMIADACTSIAESEMLQIIHEQDAETSLKDYLKIIEGKTAKFMEASAMIGAYLAGADSERMALMGRYGLNIGIAFQIRDDILDVVGNQATLGKPRGVDFMDGKPNLVLLYAMADEKVGKDLKALFLKKGKTKDDLERAMALVSMTDAVARARMMVADYTSKAKDAVIEMGTASSYTRSMEMLADSLEERNI from the coding sequence ATGGTCCTGACGTGGGACTCTACAATAAGAGAAGAGCTGGACATGGTCGAGCAGGAGATGCGCGACCGTGTATTCTCCGAGCAGAGCCTCCTCACTGAGATATCGCTTTATGTCATCGGTTCCGGAGGTAAAAGGATCCGTCCGGCGATAGCCCTGCTCTCGTTCAAGGCCAACGGAGGTAAGGACCCCGCAAAGGTGATCAAGATAGCATCGGCCTTTGAGATGATACATGCCGCGACCCTCATCCACGACGACATCAATGATGCAGGTGAGTTCCGTAGGGGCCGGGAGGCCGCATACAAGCGCTTCGGCACCCAAAGGGCCCTGATCGCCGGCGACTTCCTTTTTGTCAAGTCATTCAAGCTCGGCGGCACCTTCGACGAGAAGATCGTCGATATGATAGCCGATGCCTGCACATCCATCGCCGAGAGCGAGATGTTGCAGATAATCCACGAGCAAGATGCTGAGACCTCGCTAAAGGACTACCTTAAGATCATAGAGGGAAAGACCGCTAAGTTCATGGAGGCGAGCGCCATGATAGGTGCCTATCTCGCGGGCGCGGACAGTGAACGCATGGCATTGATGGGAAGGTATGGTCTGAACATCGGGATAGCGTTCCAGATACGCGATGACATATTGGACGTGGTGGGCAACCAGGCCACGCTCGGTAAGCCGAGGGGGGTGGACTTCATGGACGGCAAACCGAACCTTGTCCTCCTATATGCCATGGCCGATGAGAAGGTCGGTAAGGACCTAAAGGCCCTTTTCCTGAAGAAGGGAAAGACAAAGGACGATCTCGAGAGGGCTATGGCCCTCGTGTCGATGACCGACGCGGTGGCGAGGGCGAGGATGATGGTCGCCGATTATACGTCCAAGGCGAAGGATGCGGTGATCGAAATGGGCACGGCGTCGAGCTACACAAGGTCCATGGAGATGCTCGCAGACTCACTTGAGGAAAGGAACATCTGA
- a CDS encoding TIGR04190 family B12-binding domain/radical SAM domain protein, with product MAKMDLILLHAPSVYDFRKEFLFYGPVSDLVPSTPVFEMYPFGFMTMATALHSEGYRVRIINLASMMLNDPKLDVEKFISRLDADVFGIDLHWLPHAHGSLEIARIVRDKHPGSKILFGGYSSTYYHQELINYDQVDMVLRGDSTEVPVCELFHALEKGNDLSKVQNLTWKEGGKVRSNPITYVPKDLDHLDVDYGWIVRSVIRHRDLEGAKPFKDWDRYPLTVAFTVRGCTVQCAVCGGSCGAMKGFLGRSRPAFRSPEKVAEDIYNIQNYLRAPTFVVGDLRQGGKHYADRFFSRAKELGIDNQVILELFTPAPLEFFKQAKENLSSYSIEFSPDSHDETVRRALGRNFDTASMEKTVYNALDQDARRFDIFFMIGLPQQTRISALDSARYAKRLYDVVSNDTRLFVYTSPLAPFLDPGSIAFENADKLGYISLARTLEEHRRRLLSPSWKYVLSYETRWMIRDDIAEVSYDAADILNEVRHECGLIDARELEDRKCRTAAAREMMRRIDEVVAIEDERMKKEALMSLKKSSEELMNSTICQKGDLEWNAGSVIKSAPRAVLGMIRGRKRR from the coding sequence ATGGCCAAAATGGACCTGATACTTCTGCATGCTCCGAGCGTATATGATTTCAGGAAGGAGTTCCTCTTTTATGGTCCGGTCAGCGACCTGGTCCCTTCAACCCCTGTGTTCGAGATGTATCCTTTCGGGTTCATGACCATGGCCACGGCCCTGCACTCTGAGGGGTACCGCGTCAGGATCATCAATCTTGCAAGCATGATGCTCAATGACCCTAAGCTCGATGTCGAGAAGTTCATATCCAGACTGGATGCGGATGTCTTCGGCATCGATCTTCATTGGTTGCCCCATGCGCATGGTTCACTTGAGATAGCGAGGATCGTCCGGGATAAACATCCTGGTTCCAAGATCCTTTTCGGAGGTTATTCTTCCACGTATTATCATCAAGAGCTCATCAATTATGACCAGGTCGACATGGTCCTTCGCGGCGACTCCACCGAGGTCCCTGTCTGCGAGCTTTTCCACGCCTTGGAAAAGGGGAATGACCTATCAAAGGTGCAGAACCTCACCTGGAAGGAGGGTGGGAAGGTCCGTTCCAATCCGATCACCTATGTCCCAAAGGACCTGGACCACCTTGATGTGGATTACGGATGGATCGTGAGGTCCGTCATCCGACATCGGGACCTGGAAGGTGCCAAACCCTTCAAGGACTGGGACAGGTATCCGCTCACGGTCGCCTTCACGGTCAGGGGTTGCACCGTGCAATGTGCCGTGTGCGGGGGGTCCTGCGGCGCAATGAAAGGATTTTTAGGGAGGTCCAGGCCAGCTTTCCGTTCTCCAGAGAAGGTCGCCGAGGACATCTACAACATACAGAACTACCTAAGGGCGCCGACGTTCGTCGTCGGGGACCTGAGACAGGGAGGGAAGCACTACGCTGACAGATTCTTTTCAAGGGCTAAGGAGCTGGGCATAGATAATCAGGTCATACTCGAGCTCTTCACCCCAGCACCTCTGGAGTTCTTCAAGCAGGCGAAGGAGAACCTCTCATCATATTCAATAGAATTCTCACCAGACTCGCATGATGAGACCGTCAGAAGGGCATTGGGCCGAAACTTTGACACCGCCTCCATGGAAAAGACGGTATATAATGCGCTCGATCAGGATGCAAGGCGCTTCGATATCTTCTTCATGATAGGGCTTCCCCAGCAGACGCGCATCTCCGCATTGGACAGCGCGAGATACGCCAAGAGGCTCTACGATGTGGTCTCGAACGACACAAGGCTTTTCGTATATACCTCACCTCTCGCGCCTTTCCTAGATCCGGGCAGCATCGCCTTTGAGAATGCCGACAAGCTCGGATATATCTCTCTGGCAAGGACCCTCGAGGAGCATAGAAGGCGACTTCTCAGCCCAAGCTGGAAATATGTGCTATCATATGAGACCAGATGGATGATTAGGGACGACATAGCAGAGGTGTCATATGATGCGGCGGACATCCTGAACGAGGTGCGCCATGAATGCGGGCTCATCGACGCAAGGGAGCTGGAAGACAGGAAATGCAGGACCGCTGCCGCAAGGGAGATGATGCGACGCATCGACGAGGTCGTTGCCATTGAAGATGAGAGGATGAAGAAAGAGGCCTTGATGTCCCTTAAGAAGAGCTCAGAGGAGCTTATGAATTCCACGATATGTCAGAAGGGCGACCTGGAGTGGAATGCTGGCAGCGTCATCAAGAGCGCCCCGCGCGCGGTCCTTGGGATGATCAGAGGAAGGAAAAGGAGGTAG
- the uppS gene encoding di-trans,poly-cis-decaprenylcistransferase → MKNEISKVIANTAYQTYERKLFKEVTDGPIPHHVAIIMDGNRRFAREFGLSANEGHVKGKEKLEEVMEWCLELGIKILTVYAFSTENLKREAQEVEYLMDLFAENFRKLAKDERIHKHRIKLTVIGQIELLPDKVQESIREALDATKDYDSYYYNIAIAYGSRQEIIQAIKRVAEKVKSGELDIDQIDEKLVSSHMYTGTLPDPDLILRTSGEERVSNFLLWQLAYSELYFTDVYWPGFRRVDFLRAIRSFQQRKRRFGK, encoded by the coding sequence ATGAAGAACGAGATCTCGAAAGTGATCGCGAACACGGCGTACCAGACCTATGAGAGGAAGCTCTTCAAGGAGGTCACCGATGGGCCGATCCCGCATCACGTCGCCATCATCATGGATGGTAACAGACGCTTTGCAAGGGAGTTCGGCCTCTCCGCGAACGAAGGGCATGTCAAGGGCAAGGAAAAGCTGGAGGAGGTCATGGAATGGTGCCTTGAGCTCGGGATCAAGATCCTCACGGTCTATGCTTTCAGCACAGAGAACCTGAAGAGGGAGGCCCAGGAGGTCGAGTACCTCATGGACCTTTTCGCTGAGAACTTCAGGAAGTTGGCGAAAGATGAGAGGATCCATAAACATAGGATCAAGCTCACTGTGATAGGACAGATCGAACTTCTTCCTGATAAGGTCCAGGAATCTATCAGGGAGGCTTTGGACGCCACGAAGGACTATGACTCCTATTACTATAACATCGCAATAGCCTATGGCAGCAGACAAGAGATAATCCAGGCGATAAAGAGGGTGGCGGAGAAGGTCAAATCCGGAGAACTGGATATCGACCAGATAGATGAGAAGCTTGTGTCCAGCCATATGTATACTGGCACCTTGCCCGACCCGGACCTGATATTGAGGACCTCAGGAGAAGAGAGGGTATCGAACTTCCTGCTATGGCAGCTCGCATATTCCGAGCTCTACTTCACTGATGTCTATTGGCCTGGTTTCCGTCGTGTCGATTTTCTAAGGGCCATAAGGTCCTTCCAGCAGAGAAAAAGACGTTTCGGTAAGTGA